One Gadus chalcogrammus isolate NIFS_2021 chromosome 4, NIFS_Gcha_1.0, whole genome shotgun sequence DNA segment encodes these proteins:
- the LOC130380741 gene encoding chloride anion exchanger-like, with the protein MASPRSLYMVSRPLYTEDSLAEKHEKVCRDRKTLSQHVLQYFKWDTKRAKKAGLSLFPIIGWMRIYQIRSWLLGDIVSGVSTGLVAVMQGLAFAMLASLPPEYGLYTAFFPMLTYFFLGTSRHISVGAFPVLSLMVSAVVTTMVPEKGDAVDIPGFDGKDKEQKRVLVASSMTFLVGMYQLGMGLLQVGFVVRYLSDTLVSGFTTAAAVHILVSQLKFILGLEVTSFNGVLAIIYTLEEIFVKIGDTNLCDLVTSLLIIGMVFVYKEVNDMYKDKLPVPIPIEVIMTVIACGVSYGLDFEKRYQITVVGEMKRGYEAPIAPDIDVMKASAMEAFPVAIVGFAVAYSVAKVYSVKHDYTIDGNQELIAFGVSNMFGASFKSFAASTALSRTAIQESSGGKTQIAGLVAAMMAMLVTLALGFLLAPLPKSVLGALVVVNLKGMLMQVSILPSLWRKDKLDLVVWVVTCLASILLGLDLGLGVGLGVELLTVVFRTQFPRCSVLANLTGTDLYRDRKDYMCITAQKGVVIFKIPSPIFFANVDFFREKLNDAVGFNPLKVLRKRNKAERKMKDTSKWASRHEGDVVATWPDMHADEPEQPMQIDWKGNLPSYVSVPRVDLHSLILDFSAVTFLDIAGITGLKMVVKEFIRLRVDVYIVSCDECILEKLHRCAFFDDDVSRSIFYPSLHDATLSVLESQKGAHPPGSVLRRG; encoded by the exons ATGGCATCCCCCAGGAGCTTGTATATGGTGTCAAGACCTCTGTACACTGAGGACAGCTTGGCTGAGAAACATGAGAAAGTCTGCAGGGACCGCAAGACTCTTTCTCAACATGTCCTTCAGTACTTCAA GTGGGACACCAAACGGGCTAAAAAGGCCGGGctgtctctcttccccatcATTGGTTGGATGAGGATCTACCAGATTAGAAGCTGGTTGCTAGGGGACATTGTGTCAGGGGTCAGCACTGGACTGGTAGCGGTCATGCAAG GCCTGGCCTTCGCCATGCTGGCCTCTCTGCCTCCCGAATACGGCCTCTACACCGCCTTCTTTCCCATGCTCACCTACTTCTTCCTTGGGACGTCCAGACACATCTCAGTCG GAGCCTTCCCCGTTCTGAGTCTGATGGTGTCGGCCGTGGTCACCACCATGGTTCCTGAGAAAGGCGACGCTGTGGACATCCCAGGGTTCGATGGCAAGGACAAGGAGCAGAAGAGGGTGCTGGTGGCCTCGTCCATGACCTTCCTGGTGGGGATGTACCAG ctggGCATGGGCTTGCTGCAGGTGGGCTTCGTGGTCAGGTATCTGTCTGACACGCTGGTGTCGGGCTTCACCACCGCGGCCGCCGTCCACATCCTGGTGTCCCAGCTCAAGTTCATCCTGGGCCTGGAGGTGACAAGTTTCAATGGAGTGCTGGCCATCATATAT ACCCTGGAGGAGATCTTTGTGAAGATCGGGGACACAAACCTCTGTGACTTGgtcacctccctcctcatcaTAGGGATGGTGTTCGTCTACAAGGAGGTCAACGACATGTACAAAGACAAGCTCCCTGTTCCAATCCCCATTGAGGTCATCATG ACCGTGATTGCGTGTGGAGTCTCCTACGGCTTAGACTTTGAGAAAAGATACCAAATCACTGTTGTTGGTGAGATGAAGAGGGG GTACGAGGCTCCCATCGCCCCGGACATTGACGTGATGAAAGCGAGTGCGATGGAGGCCTTCCCTGTCGCCATCGTTGGCTTCGCTGTGGCCTACTCGGTCGCAAAGGTCTACTCCGTCAAACACGATTACACCATCGACGGGAACCAG GAGCTGATCGCGTTCGGGGTCAGCAACATGTTCGGCGCCAGCTTTAAGTCTTTCGCGGCGAGCACGGCGTTGTCTCGGACGGCGATTCAAGAGAGCTCTGGCGGCAAAACACAG aTCGCAGGGCTGGTGGCGGCCATGATGGCCATGCTGGTTACCTTGGCGCTGGGGTTCCTGTTGGCGCCGTTGCCCAAG TCGGTCCTGGGGGCCCTAGTGGTGGTGAACCTGAAGGGCATGCTGATGCAGGTCTCCATCCTGCCATCACTGTGGAGGAAGGACAAACTGGACTTG gtggtgtgggtggtgacATGCCTGGCCTCCATCCTGCTGGGTCTGGACCTGGGCTTGGGCGTGGGCCTGGGCGTAGAGCTGCTCACCGTGGTCTTCAGGACTCAGTT TCCTCGCTGTTCTGTGTTGGCAAACCTCACCGGGACTGACCTCTACAGAGATCGTAAAGACTACATGTGT ATCACAGCGCAGAAAGGGGTCGTGATCTTCAAGATCCCCTCCCCCATATTCTTCGCCAACGTGGACTTCTTCAGGGAAAAGCTTAACGATGCG GTTGGGTTCAATCCATTGAAGGTTCTGCGAAAACGGAACAAGGctgagaggaagatgaaggatACCTCTAAATGG GCATCAAGGCATGAGGGCGACGTGGTGGCCACCTGGCCGGACATGCATGCAGACGAACCGGAGCAACCGATGCAGATCGACTGGAAAGGGAATCTTCCCTCCTACGTCTCCGTGCCCAGAGTGGACCTCCACAGCCTCATCCTCGACTTCTCCGCCGTCACCTTCCTGGACATCGCGGGTATCACCGGACTCAAAATG GTTGTGAAAGAGTTCATCCGTCTTCGCGTGGATGTGTACATCGTTTCTTGCGAcg AATGTATCCTGGAGAAATTACACAGATGCGCGTTTTTCGACGATGACGTCAGCCGGTCCATCTTCTACCCTAGTCTTCACGACGCTACACTGAGTGTCCTCGAGTCCCAGAAAGGAGCCCATCCCCCGGGTTCAGTG CTCCGTAGGGGTTGA
- the cbll1 gene encoding E3 ubiquitin-protein ligase Hakai isoform X2, with protein sequence MDQSDNDLQGSDGSGNLGGPDVRRRIPIKLLSKQPVRSKPPVRPQRTTGRPSKNPPGEEESFGFKQEERFDCGAKAGDVFGSQRRYPQQMFWDYKLNLIGEKDDIPVHFCDKCGLPIHLYGRMIPCKHVFCYECALLHEKKGDKMCPGLTMYSCTDQVQRIEQCQRGSLYMCSIVQGCKRTYLSQRDLQAHVNHRHMRAAKAALGARADPPPHLPPAPDVPDRFRVPPTHLAKNHVHLPAQLQQQQHGGHDPYGPPPPASHDAPPPSSALGPETFRIATVTTRKHSNLITVPIQDDSSGRDALPGGPGPAQQQQQQPPPHHHPGDYPSQPPVVSHAHHMMAPPPQQHYGPPPPPPPPISHPMQHAPQGAGTPHMGYNQAPPPMSSAPPPINAPPGHIMGQMPPYMSHPPPGPPPQHSGPPGNAPPPHHYNPNSMPQFPEDQATLSPPFNQPGGLSPGMWPAPRGPPPPRMQGPPPQGQMPGPHHGDQVRYRNYYQ encoded by the exons ATGGACCAAAGTG ACAATGATCTTCAAGGAAGCGACGGTTCGGGTAACCTCGGTGGCCCCGATGTCCGCCGGAGAATCCCCATCAAACTGTTGTCCAAGCAGCCAGTGAGAAGCAAGCCCCCGGTTCGCCCTCAACGGACCACCGGCAGACCTTCGAAAAACCCACCTGGAGAAGAGG AAAGCTTTGGCTTCAAGCAAGAGGAGAGGTTTGATTGTGGTGCCAAGGCTGGAGATGTATTTGGAAGTCAAAGAAGATATCCCCAGCAGATGTTTTGGGACTACAAG TTGAATCTAATCGGGGAGAAGGATGACATACCCGTTCACTTCTGTGACAAATGCGGCCTTCCCATTCACCTGTATGGACGAATG ATTCCCTGTAAACATGTCTTCTGCTACGAGTGTGCTCTGCTTCACGAGAAGAAGGGGGACAAGATGTGTCCAGG cctcaCCATGTACAGCTGCACGGACCAGGTACAGCGCATCGAGCAGTGCCAGCGCGGCTCCCTGTACATGTGCAGCATCGTGCAGGGCTGCAAGCGCACGTACCTGTCGCAGCGCGACCTGCAGGCGCACGTCAACCACCGCCACATGCGGGCCGCCAAGGCCGCGCTGGGGGCCCGCGCCGACCCCCCCCCGCACCTCCCGCCGGCCCCCGACGTGCCGGACCGCTTCCGCGTGCCCCCGACGCACCTCGCCAAGAACCACGTGCACCTGCCCgcccagctccagcagcagcagcacgggggTCACGACCCCTACGGCccgcccccgcccgcctcccACGACGCCCCGCCGCCCTCCTCCGCGCTGGGGCCCGAGACGTTCCGCATCGCCACGGTGACCACGCGCAAACACAGCAACCTCATCACCGTGCCCATCCAGGACGACTCGTCCGGGCGCGACGCCCTCCCCGGCGGCCCCGGGccggcccagcagcagcagcagcagccgccgccccaccaccacccgggCGACTACCCGTCCCAGCCGCCCGTGGTGTCCCACGCCCACCACATGatggcgccgccgccgcagcagcactacggcccgccgccgccgccgccgccgcccatcaGCCACCCCATGCAGCACGCGCCGCAGGGCGCCGGCACGCCGCACATGGGCTACaaccaggccccgccccccatgtCCTCGGCGCCGCCCCCCATCAACGCGCCCCCGGGCCACATCATGGGCCAGATGCCGCCCTACATGAGCCACCCGCCGCCGGGGCCCCCGCCGCAGCACAGCGGGCCCCCGGGGAACGCGCCGCCGCCCCACCACTACAACCCCAACTCCATGCCGCAGTTCCCCGAGGACCAGGCCACGCTCAGCCCCCCCTTCAACCAGCCGGGGGGGCTGAGCCCCGGGATGTGgccggcccccaggggcccgcccCCGCCGCGCATGCAGGGGCCCCCGCCCCAGGGCCAGATGCCGGGCCCCCACCACGGGGACCAGGTGCGGTACAGGAACTACTATCAGTGA
- the cbll1 gene encoding E3 ubiquitin-protein ligase Hakai isoform X1, protein MDQSDNDLQGSDGSGNLGGPDVRRRIPIKLLSKQPVRSKPPVRPQRTTGRPSKNPPGEEESFGFKQEERFDCGAKAGDVFGSQRRYPQQMFWDYKLNLIGEKDDIPVHFCDKCGLPIHLYGRMYCECNELGVGGDALAKNHKRPTIPCKHVFCYECALLHEKKGDKMCPGLTMYSCTDQVQRIEQCQRGSLYMCSIVQGCKRTYLSQRDLQAHVNHRHMRAAKAALGARADPPPHLPPAPDVPDRFRVPPTHLAKNHVHLPAQLQQQQHGGHDPYGPPPPASHDAPPPSSALGPETFRIATVTTRKHSNLITVPIQDDSSGRDALPGGPGPAQQQQQQPPPHHHPGDYPSQPPVVSHAHHMMAPPPQQHYGPPPPPPPPISHPMQHAPQGAGTPHMGYNQAPPPMSSAPPPINAPPGHIMGQMPPYMSHPPPGPPPQHSGPPGNAPPPHHYNPNSMPQFPEDQATLSPPFNQPGGLSPGMWPAPRGPPPPRMQGPPPQGQMPGPHHGDQVRYRNYYQ, encoded by the exons ATGGACCAAAGTG ACAATGATCTTCAAGGAAGCGACGGTTCGGGTAACCTCGGTGGCCCCGATGTCCGCCGGAGAATCCCCATCAAACTGTTGTCCAAGCAGCCAGTGAGAAGCAAGCCCCCGGTTCGCCCTCAACGGACCACCGGCAGACCTTCGAAAAACCCACCTGGAGAAGAGG AAAGCTTTGGCTTCAAGCAAGAGGAGAGGTTTGATTGTGGTGCCAAGGCTGGAGATGTATTTGGAAGTCAAAGAAGATATCCCCAGCAGATGTTTTGGGACTACAAG TTGAATCTAATCGGGGAGAAGGATGACATACCCGTTCACTTCTGTGACAAATGCGGCCTTCCCATTCACCTGTATGGACGAATG TATTGTGAATGTAACGAACTGGGTGTCGGTGGCGACGctctcgcgaaaaatcacaagcGGCCCACA ATTCCCTGTAAACATGTCTTCTGCTACGAGTGTGCTCTGCTTCACGAGAAGAAGGGGGACAAGATGTGTCCAGG cctcaCCATGTACAGCTGCACGGACCAGGTACAGCGCATCGAGCAGTGCCAGCGCGGCTCCCTGTACATGTGCAGCATCGTGCAGGGCTGCAAGCGCACGTACCTGTCGCAGCGCGACCTGCAGGCGCACGTCAACCACCGCCACATGCGGGCCGCCAAGGCCGCGCTGGGGGCCCGCGCCGACCCCCCCCCGCACCTCCCGCCGGCCCCCGACGTGCCGGACCGCTTCCGCGTGCCCCCGACGCACCTCGCCAAGAACCACGTGCACCTGCCCgcccagctccagcagcagcagcacgggggTCACGACCCCTACGGCccgcccccgcccgcctcccACGACGCCCCGCCGCCCTCCTCCGCGCTGGGGCCCGAGACGTTCCGCATCGCCACGGTGACCACGCGCAAACACAGCAACCTCATCACCGTGCCCATCCAGGACGACTCGTCCGGGCGCGACGCCCTCCCCGGCGGCCCCGGGccggcccagcagcagcagcagcagccgccgccccaccaccacccgggCGACTACCCGTCCCAGCCGCCCGTGGTGTCCCACGCCCACCACATGatggcgccgccgccgcagcagcactacggcccgccgccgccgccgccgccgcccatcaGCCACCCCATGCAGCACGCGCCGCAGGGCGCCGGCACGCCGCACATGGGCTACaaccaggccccgccccccatgtCCTCGGCGCCGCCCCCCATCAACGCGCCCCCGGGCCACATCATGGGCCAGATGCCGCCCTACATGAGCCACCCGCCGCCGGGGCCCCCGCCGCAGCACAGCGGGCCCCCGGGGAACGCGCCGCCGCCCCACCACTACAACCCCAACTCCATGCCGCAGTTCCCCGAGGACCAGGCCACGCTCAGCCCCCCCTTCAACCAGCCGGGGGGGCTGAGCCCCGGGATGTGgccggcccccaggggcccgcccCCGCCGCGCATGCAGGGGCCCCCGCCCCAGGGCCAGATGCCGGGCCCCCACCACGGGGACCAGGTGCGGTACAGGAACTACTATCAGTGA